One window of Mangrovibacterium diazotrophicum genomic DNA carries:
- a CDS encoding TonB-dependent receptor: MKKKSESRAWESYALKKCFKIMKVFLFILFLSIGQLLAVDSYSQRTKLSLELNHTELLRVLDEIENQTDFYFLFNEKLIDVDRKVSISVKDQDIQAILSQLFDDSNVEYQVVDRKIVLSPKDVFEVQANKDVKGTVKNAEGDPIIGVTIAVKGTTRGTISDVDGNFSLINISPDVTLVFSYIGMEPQEVLVGSETVFDIVMKESAIGLEEVVAIGYGTVKKADLTGAVSVVKADDFKNVTALNVGDAIQGLVAGVNIRSSGGIGSEPTVEIRGLGNFTNNNPLYIIDGLPTSGNRDFNVNDIESIQVLKDASAAAIYGSRAANGVIIIETKKGSAGEMKVNYTGKVSIDNLPMMDLMSRDEWIDITTQAYETAIADGVPDVHAVPDWMDGNTDWNDAVFQTAIVQDHNLSFSGGSKDGRYLVSTNYYDNPGTVYGTSMERYSFRVNTEGKKGIFTIGENLAVSNTFVENQNSVFSKHIDVLRMLPIIPIYNENNPGGYGYGDEATARTFGSNPIATEDLMYNSDENLRLRGNLYATLDIIDGLQYKVNLGYETSQDNHKWLRKVGNFTLNQPYEPSTRYENKGKYVNKLIENTLTYKKQFGKHDINAVVGNSYQSTYYEMIAAQKKNLVQVGDYYFDVIDAGTTDPNAWGNIGESSLISYFGRLNYTFAEKYLLSATFREDGSSKFAPDNKWGFFPSVSAGWRISKENFFNVPWINDLKLRYSHGTLGNVNIGNWDYVAVLNSFPIAVFGADQHLETGMTQIKLVNSDLKWEEQTQENFGLDIAVLENKLQFSAEYFISTTKDVLTPMQILMTTGNDGGNPPVNAASLRNKGFELTGTWRDKKGDFSYSIGGTFTRLRNEVLEFGYGKVEQYTWITKTEIGQPLAMFYTIKTDGLFQSQEEVLAHTNSTGTVIQPNAKPGDIRYVDVNDDGQINNEDRTITGNPWPKFEIGLNGQVSYKNFDFSFAGFGSFGQDVFNGAASWMGGFSDNTNHLSGYKGWTAENPNTKNPRVIYADNRNARGDQDRWIEKGSYFKIRQMTLGYTFDIPKLKQVFDDLRVSVTGQNLVTFTNYSGLDPEFKSPDIWVKGQDDAAYPSPKSVVFSLSFQF, from the coding sequence ATGAAAAAAAAGTCAGAATCCCGGGCATGGGAGAGCTATGCCCTAAAAAAATGCTTCAAGATTATGAAGGTCTTTTTGTTTATCCTATTTCTGAGTATCGGACAGCTCCTGGCAGTCGACTCCTACTCGCAAAGAACAAAGCTATCTCTTGAACTAAACCATACCGAATTATTGCGCGTTCTCGATGAGATCGAGAATCAAACAGACTTCTACTTCCTTTTTAATGAAAAATTGATTGATGTTGATCGCAAGGTCAGTATCAGTGTGAAAGATCAGGATATTCAAGCCATACTCAGCCAGTTATTTGATGATTCGAATGTTGAGTACCAGGTTGTTGATCGGAAAATCGTTTTATCTCCCAAAGATGTTTTTGAGGTTCAGGCCAATAAAGATGTGAAGGGTACGGTCAAAAATGCTGAAGGCGACCCGATTATCGGGGTAACGATTGCCGTAAAAGGAACAACCCGAGGCACGATCTCTGACGTCGACGGAAACTTCTCTCTAATCAATATTAGCCCTGACGTCACGCTGGTTTTTTCATACATCGGAATGGAACCACAGGAAGTGTTGGTGGGCTCGGAAACCGTCTTTGATATTGTGATGAAGGAAAGCGCCATCGGCCTTGAAGAAGTAGTTGCGATCGGATACGGAACAGTGAAGAAGGCTGACCTAACGGGCGCCGTGTCTGTTGTGAAAGCTGATGATTTCAAAAACGTGACCGCCTTAAACGTGGGGGATGCTATCCAGGGCTTGGTTGCCGGTGTAAATATCCGCTCGAGCGGTGGTATCGGTAGCGAGCCAACGGTGGAGATTCGTGGTTTGGGAAACTTTACCAACAACAATCCGCTGTATATTATCGATGGTTTGCCAACTTCGGGAAACCGCGACTTCAACGTCAATGATATTGAGTCTATTCAGGTATTGAAAGATGCTTCGGCTGCTGCAATCTACGGTTCGCGTGCTGCAAACGGTGTAATCATTATCGAGACTAAAAAAGGCTCGGCAGGCGAAATGAAGGTGAACTACACCGGTAAAGTCAGTATTGACAATCTGCCGATGATGGATTTGATGAGCCGGGACGAATGGATTGACATTACCACACAAGCTTACGAAACCGCAATTGCAGATGGTGTGCCTGATGTACATGCTGTTCCGGATTGGATGGATGGTAATACCGATTGGAATGATGCGGTATTTCAAACTGCGATTGTGCAGGATCACAACCTGTCATTTTCCGGTGGAAGCAAGGATGGGAGATACCTGGTGTCGACCAACTACTACGATAATCCGGGTACCGTTTACGGAACGTCGATGGAGCGGTACAGCTTCCGCGTTAACACGGAAGGTAAAAAGGGAATCTTCACGATCGGGGAGAACCTGGCGGTGAGCAATACCTTTGTTGAAAATCAGAACTCAGTTTTTTCGAAGCACATCGACGTGTTGCGGATGCTCCCGATTATACCGATCTACAACGAAAATAACCCCGGTGGTTACGGGTACGGTGATGAAGCAACAGCCAGAACTTTTGGTTCGAACCCGATTGCTACGGAAGATTTGATGTACAACAGCGACGAAAACCTTCGATTGAGAGGTAATTTGTACGCTACCCTGGATATTATAGATGGCTTGCAGTACAAAGTGAATTTGGGTTACGAAACAAGCCAGGACAATCACAAATGGTTGCGCAAAGTCGGAAACTTTACCCTGAACCAACCTTACGAGCCGTCAACCCGCTACGAGAACAAAGGCAAGTACGTCAACAAATTGATTGAAAATACACTGACCTACAAAAAACAGTTTGGCAAACACGATATCAATGCTGTAGTTGGTAATTCCTACCAGAGTACCTACTACGAAATGATTGCTGCTCAAAAGAAAAACCTGGTACAAGTGGGTGACTATTATTTCGATGTGATTGACGCCGGTACAACCGACCCGAATGCCTGGGGAAATATTGGCGAATCGTCATTGATTTCATACTTCGGGCGTTTGAACTACACCTTTGCCGAAAAGTATTTGTTGAGTGCTACTTTCCGTGAGGACGGTTCTTCAAAATTTGCTCCTGACAACAAGTGGGGTTTCTTCCCTTCAGTTTCGGCAGGTTGGAGAATCAGCAAAGAGAACTTTTTCAATGTTCCCTGGATCAACGATTTGAAATTGCGCTACAGCCACGGTACATTGGGTAACGTGAACATTGGAAACTGGGATTATGTCGCTGTATTGAACTCGTTCCCGATTGCAGTATTTGGAGCTGATCAGCACCTGGAAACTGGGATGACCCAGATAAAACTGGTAAACAGTGATCTGAAATGGGAAGAACAAACACAGGAAAACTTTGGGCTTGATATTGCTGTACTGGAAAACAAACTGCAGTTCAGTGCTGAATACTTCATTTCGACAACGAAAGATGTATTGACACCGATGCAGATTTTAATGACCACAGGTAATGATGGTGGCAACCCACCGGTGAATGCTGCCAGTCTTCGGAATAAAGGTTTCGAGCTGACCGGAACATGGAGAGATAAAAAAGGCGACTTTTCGTATTCAATTGGCGGTACATTTACCCGTTTAAGAAACGAAGTGCTGGAGTTTGGCTACGGTAAAGTGGAGCAATATACCTGGATTACAAAAACCGAAATCGGTCAGCCGTTGGCTATGTTCTACACGATTAAAACCGATGGTCTTTTCCAAAGCCAGGAAGAAGTGCTGGCTCATACCAATTCAACCGGAACAGTTATTCAACCCAATGCCAAGCCTGGTGATATTCGCTATGTGGATGTGAACGATGACGGACAAATCAACAATGAAGACCGCACAATCACCGGTAATCCATGGCCAAAATTTGAAATTGGCTTAAACGGTCAGGTATCATACAAAAACTTCGATTTCAGCTTTGCCGGATTTGGTTCATTCGGACAAGATGTGTTTAACGGGGCGGCCAGCTGGATGGGTGGTTTCTCGGATAACACCAACCACTTGTCTGGTTACAAAGGATGGACGGCTGAAAATCCGAATACCAAAAATCCTCGCGTCATTTACGCGGATAACCGCAACGCCCGTGGCGATCAGGACCGCTGGATTGAAAAAGGTTCCTACTTTAAAATCAGACAAATGACCTTGGGATATACGTTTGATATTCCGAAGTTGAAACAGGTTTTTGATGACCTGCGCGTTTCTGTAACAGGCCAAAACCTGGTTACATTTACGAACTACAGTGGACTCGATCCCGAGTTTAAATCACCGGATATTTGGGTTAAAGGACAGGACGATGCGGCCTATCCGTCACCAAAATCAGTTGTATTCTCACTTTCATTTCAATTCTAA